One Candidatus Dormiibacterota bacterium genomic window carries:
- a CDS encoding aminotransferase class III-fold pyridoxal phosphate-dependent enzyme — MFVRGAGTMLTDARGHRVFDATSSIWTIVHGHAHPRIVEAIARQAAELDHATTLGATNPAAEELANRLCGITGMDYAFFGGDGASAIEAALKMALQYWQNVGQPQRKRFVRLAAAYHGDTTGAMSLSDIPVFKQRFAEVLFESLPYDRFRGPLGDDVAGVIVEPLVQAAAGMRLVPPEVYANLRERDTLLIVDEIATGFGRTGTMFAYQQLGLEPDLLCIGKGLSGGVLALSATLARRPMYEAFLGEQRDAVHFFHGHSFAGNPIACAAGLASLDCFEEERTLDGAAALARHAAIGLERFRSHPLVREVRAAGLMIGIELRSEAIPAQSYASPAWRIAEGLYERGHFTRPIGDVVQLVPPLNSRPDEIDAFFDALAHELERCA, encoded by the coding sequence ATGTTCGTTCGCGGTGCCGGGACGATGCTTACGGATGCTCGCGGGCATCGCGTATTCGATGCGACGAGTTCGATCTGGACGATCGTGCACGGGCACGCGCACCCGCGCATCGTTGAGGCGATCGCGCGCCAGGCGGCGGAACTCGACCACGCGACCACGTTAGGCGCGACGAATCCGGCGGCGGAAGAGCTGGCGAATCGCCTGTGCGGCATCACCGGCATGGATTATGCGTTCTTCGGCGGCGACGGCGCGAGTGCGATCGAAGCGGCCCTAAAGATGGCCCTACAGTACTGGCAGAACGTCGGGCAGCCGCAACGCAAACGATTCGTCCGATTGGCAGCCGCCTATCACGGCGATACCACCGGCGCCATGAGCCTCTCGGATATCCCCGTATTCAAACAGCGTTTTGCGGAAGTGCTGTTTGAATCGCTGCCCTACGATCGCTTTCGGGGACCCCTGGGTGACGACGTTGCGGGAGTCATCGTGGAACCGTTGGTTCAAGCTGCGGCCGGCATGAGGTTGGTGCCGCCCGAGGTGTACGCCAACCTTCGCGAACGGGACACGCTCTTGATCGTCGACGAAATCGCCACCGGATTCGGACGTACGGGCACGATGTTCGCATATCAGCAACTCGGGCTCGAACCCGATCTGCTCTGCATAGGCAAAGGTTTGAGCGGAGGCGTGCTCGCGCTCTCGGCAACGCTGGCGCGTCGCCCGATGTACGAAGCGTTCCTCGGTGAGCAGAGGGACGCGGTGCATTTTTTTCACGGGCACTCGTTTGCCGGAAACCCGATCGCATGCGCCGCCGGATTGGCTTCGCTCGATTGTTTCGAGGAAGAGCGCACGTTGGATGGCGCGGCCGCCCTGGCGCGGCATGCGGCGATCGGGCTGGAGCGTTTTCGGTCACACCCGCTCGTACGCGAGGTTCGAGCGGCCGGCTTGATGATCGGCATCGAGTTGCGCTCCGAAGCTATCCCGGCGCAAAGCTATGCAAGCCCGGCGTGGCGCATCGCGGAGGGGCTATACGAGCGCGGACACTTTACGCGCCCGATAGGGGATGTCGTGCAATTGGTTCCGCCGCTTAACTCGCGGCCGGATGAGATCGATGCGTTCTTCGATGCGTTGGCGCACGAACTCGAGCGCTGCGCATGA